A region of Candidatus Angelobacter sp. DNA encodes the following proteins:
- a CDS encoding recombinase family protein, which produces MNKPPAHAQGETKVVGIWIRVSTEDQAQGESPRHHEQRAREYAKFNGWEVREVYDLSGVSGKTVMDQPETKRMLADIKRGHISALIFSKLARLARNKHELEDFAELFRASGADMISLQEKIDTSTPAGRLFYSIIAAMAHWEREEIADRVNASIKIRAKLGKSLGGPAPFGYMWEDNRLVINPTEAPIRKLMYELFVEQKRKKGVARLLNKAGYRTRKGASFTDTTVVRLLQDTTAKGFYRANHTYRDDKGKLLAKPESEWVFTPVEPIVSEDLWRQCNDLLDERKGKRPPGPKPTHLFAGLLFCGCGQKMYVFSRSPKYVCPKCRNKIPIEDIEAVFRGELESFFVSKEKVLEHLSLANGHLADKKQRLAAHTHQIEKVRTEMRKVYQLYQTDQVSPEGFGKLYRPLEAQERSLAVELPKLQGEIDALEMQQTSADEVIAEATNLHKLWPKFTDDEKRRIVEGITEKIVVSGDEIDITLCYMPSSEELTKRQRNLSDSSPPPA; this is translated from the coding sequence ATGAACAAGCCACCCGCTCACGCTCAGGGCGAGACTAAAGTCGTCGGAATCTGGATTCGCGTTTCTACAGAGGACCAAGCGCAGGGTGAAAGCCCGCGCCACCACGAGCAGCGCGCCCGCGAATACGCCAAGTTCAATGGGTGGGAGGTGAGAGAGGTTTATGACCTCTCCGGCGTTTCTGGAAAAACGGTGATGGACCAGCCGGAGACCAAACGGATGCTTGCCGACATCAAGCGCGGTCACATCAGCGCACTAATCTTCTCCAAGCTCGCGCGCCTCGCCCGCAATAAGCATGAATTGGAAGACTTCGCCGAGCTCTTCCGTGCATCCGGCGCGGACATGATTTCGTTGCAGGAAAAGATCGATACGAGCACTCCTGCTGGCCGTTTGTTCTACAGCATCATTGCCGCAATGGCACACTGGGAACGTGAGGAGATCGCCGACCGGGTAAATGCGTCGATCAAAATACGCGCGAAACTTGGCAAGAGTTTAGGCGGGCCAGCGCCGTTCGGTTACATGTGGGAGGACAATAGGCTGGTCATCAATCCGACCGAGGCACCGATCCGCAAGCTCATGTATGAACTGTTCGTGGAGCAGAAGCGCAAAAAAGGCGTCGCCCGGCTGCTCAACAAGGCAGGATACCGGACTCGAAAGGGCGCCTCGTTCACGGACACCACCGTCGTGCGTCTCTTACAAGACACGACGGCCAAAGGATTTTATCGGGCAAACCACACGTATCGCGACGACAAAGGCAAACTTCTCGCCAAGCCTGAATCTGAATGGGTCTTTACGCCAGTGGAGCCGATTGTATCCGAAGACCTCTGGAGGCAATGTAACGACCTGCTAGACGAACGTAAAGGCAAGCGGCCCCCTGGTCCCAAGCCGACCCACCTTTTCGCCGGGCTTCTGTTTTGCGGCTGCGGCCAGAAAATGTATGTTTTCTCACGCTCGCCCAAATACGTCTGCCCAAAATGCCGCAACAAAATCCCGATCGAAGACATTGAAGCGGTTTTCCGGGGTGAACTCGAGAGTTTCTTCGTCTCCAAAGAGAAAGTCTTGGAACATCTCTCCCTCGCCAATGGACACCTAGCTGATAAGAAGCAACGCCTCGCCGCCCATACCCACCAAATCGAAAAAGTGAGGACGGAGATGCGCAAAGTCTATCAGCTCTACCAAACCGACCAGGTTTCCCCTGAAGGTTTCGGCAAACTCTACCGACCTTTGGAGGCTCAGGAACGGTCGCTCGCTGTCGAACTGCCGAAGCTCCAAGGCGAGATCGACGCGCTGGAGATGCAGCAAACGTCCGCCGACGAAGTAATCGCTGAAGCCACCAATTTGCACAAACTTTGGCCGAAGTTCACCGATGACGAAAAGCGCCGGATTGTTGAAGGCATCACTGAAAAGATCGTCGTTTCGGGAGACGAGATTGATATAACCCTCTGCTACATGCCTTCTTCTGAAGAACTCACAAAAAGGCAACGAAACCTGTCGGATTCATCGCCGCCACCAGCATGA